From Tiliqua scincoides isolate rTilSci1 chromosome 2, rTilSci1.hap2, whole genome shotgun sequence, the proteins below share one genomic window:
- the LOC136639052 gene encoding vomeronasal type-2 receptor 26-like encodes MATGGPRARVWAPLSYKQFCWVLERNYQHVLGVLIAIDEINENSDLLTNITLGYNIYENSVSTRIPSEATIDLLSTGHWMIPNFKCGKQEKLLAVIQGGESEDFSQMATMLGIYKVPQQTPPNNYYRPGDYLISGVIPLRTITYPKHKFKHNLVRDVISVLERNYQHVLGVLIAIDEINENSDLLTNITLGYNIYENSVSTRIPSEATIDLLSTGHWMIPNFKCGKQEKLLAVIQGGESEDFSQMATMLGIYKVPQLTYSFVNHIHSGDHTQFSSCYWMSPKDTHQERGIVKLLLHFRWIWVGFIVPDRDDGERFARTMKAMVSKSGICVAFTHRIPKAFFLRFYTWNEEVLCFLQQLTQRKANVLIYYGDSDSMFLLPHMLMQAEEESCAPLGKVWITTALWGFTLSTSFAYWDIKFFHGALSFITQTNKRSKSQELFFVQNEYSVVWSETVDCSNSTKTWTRCTGKEKLKGLSPAWFGKVLSAESYSIYNAVYIIAHAFHAMVTSTSNRMGTAKEDRWDLRNIRPWQLHPFLKKVRFNSTTMGEVYFDEKRELGADYDLVNVVTFPNESAIRMHVGRLETQTASGLVLTIEEEAIVWPSWFNQTRPRSVCAESCQPGFRKVVPEGKQICCYDCLPCTKGTISTQEDADYCAECPEDEYSNKDQDQCMPKIIIFLSYTEPLGITMASFALFLSLTTVCVLGIFIEYRQTPLVKANNQTLTYILLSSLLLSFLSSFLFLGQPHQLSCLLRQTAFGIIFSVAVSSVLAKTITVVLAFMATKPGNGMRKWMGKKLTNATVLFCSVGQLGICVIWMGISPPFPELDMHSQFDQIILQCNEGSITFFYCALGYLGFLAAISFAAAFLARKLPGGFNEAKFITFSMLVFCSVWVSFVPTYVSTKGKFMAAMQIFSILASSAGLLGCIFFPKCYIIVLRPDLNTKEYLMMKKKGK; translated from the exons GGTACTGGAGAGGAACTACCAGCATGTCCTGGGCGTATTGATTGCCATTGATGAGATCAATGAGAATTCAGACCTCTTAACCAATATTACCCTAGGCTACAACATCTATGAAAACTCTGTAAGCACAAGGATACCCTCTGAGGCCACCATAGACCTGCTGTCCACTGGCCACTGGATGATCCCTAACTTCAAGTGTGGAAAGCAGGAAAAATTGTTGGCTGTCATTCAAGGAGGGGAGTCTGAAGACTTTTCTCAGATGGCAACTATGTTAGGCATCTACAAAGTCCCGCAG CAAACACCCCCTAATAACTATTACAGGCCAGGAGATTACCTCATTTCTGGAGTTATACCTTTGAGGACAATCACATATCCAAAACATAAATTCAAGCATAATCTTGTCCGTGATGTAATCTC GGTACTGGAGAGGAACTACCAGCATGTCCTGGGCGTATTGATTGCCATTGATGAGATCAATGAGAATTCAGACCTCTTAACCAATATTACCCTAGGCTACAACATCTATGAAAACTCTGTAAGCACAAGGATACCCTCTGAGGCCACCATAGACCTGCTGTCCACTGGCCACTGGATGATCCCTAATTTCAAGTGTGGAAAGCAGGAAAAATTGTTGGCTGTCATTCAAGGAGGGGAGTCTGAAGACTTTTCTCAGATGGCAACCATGTTAGGCATCTACAAAGTCCCGCAG CTCACTTACAGTTTTGTCAACCATATTCATTCAGGCGATCACACTCAATTCTCTTCTTGCTACTGGATGAGTCCAAAGGACACTCACCAGGAGAGGGGGATCGTCAAGTTGCtcctgcatttcagatggatatgGGTCGGTTTCATTGTCCCAGATCGTGATGACGGAGAAAGATTTGCAAGAACCATGAAGGCAATGGTTTCCAAAAGTGGTATCTGTGTAGCCTTCACACACAGGATACCAAAGGCATTTTTTCTTCGCTTTTATACTTGGAATGAAGAAGTTTTATGCTTTCTTCAACAGCTTACACAGAGGAAAGCCAACGTACTTATTTATTATGGGGACTCTGATTCAATGTTCTTGTTGCCTCACATGCTAATGCAAGCTGAAGAGGAAAGCTGTGCTCCTCTAGGGAAAGTGTGGATCACCACAGCTCTGTGGGGCTTCACCTTAAGCACCTCTTTTGCATACTGGGACATCAAATTCTTCCATGGTGCTTTGTCCTTCATCACACAAACTAACAAGAGGTCCAAATCCCAAGAGCTTTTCTTTGTTCAGAATGAATATTCTGTTGTTTGGTCAGAAACAGTTGACTGCTCCAATTCTACAAAGACCTGGACAAGATGCACAGGGAAGGAGAAGTTAAAGGGTCTTTCTCCAGCTTGGTTTGGAAAAGTCCTGTCAGCTGAGAGCTATAGTATTTACAATGCTGTCTACATTATAGCCCATGCATTCCATGCTATGGTCACATCTACATCTAATCGCATGGGGACTGCCAAAGAAGACAGATGGGACCTTAGGAATATTCGGCCATGGCAG CTTCACCCCTTCCTGAAAAAAGTTCGCTTTAACAGTACTACCATGGGTGAGGTTTATTTTGATGAAAAGAGGGAGCTGGGAGCTGATTATGATCTTGTGAATGTGGTCACCTTTCCCAATGAATCTGCCATAAGAATGCATGTGGGGAGGCTAGAGACGCAGACTGCATCAGGCCTGGTGCTGACCATTGAGGAGGAGGCCATCGTGTGGCCCAGTTGGTTTAACCAG ACAAGGCCTCGTTCTGTATGCGCTGAATCTTGCCAACCAGGTTTCCGCAAGGTGGTCCCAGAAGGAAAGCAGAtttgctgctatgactgtctCCCGTGCACAAAAGGGACCATTTCTACTCAGGAAG ATGCAGATTATTGTGCTGAATGTCCTGAAGATGAATACTCAAATAAGGACCAAGATCAATGTATGCCCAAAATCATCATCTTCCTGTCCTACACAGAGCCTCTGGGGATCACCATGGCTTCCTTTGCCTTATTTCTTTCTCTAACCACAGTTTGTGTCCTTGGAATCTTCATTGAATATCGACAAACTCCattagtcaaagccaacaaccagacaCTCACctacattctcctctcctccctcctgctctccttcctgtcctccttcctcttccttggcCAGCCTCACCAGCTTTCCTGCCTTCTCAGACAAACTGCCTTCGGCATCATCTTCTCGGTGGCTGTCTCTTCTGTGCTGGCCAAGACTATCACGGTGGtgctggccttcatggccacaaAACCAGGGAATGGGATGAGGAAATGGATGGGGAAGAAGTTGACAAATGCCACTGTCCTTTTCTGTTCTGTCGGCCAGCTTGGCATCTGTGTGATCTGGATGGgaatctctccccccttcccggaactGGACATGCATTCCCAGTTTGACCAGATCATCTTACAATGCAATGAAGGATCTATCACTTTCTTTTATTGTGCCCTTGGCTACCTGGGCTTCCTGGCAGCCATTTCTTTTGCAGCggccttcctagccaggaagctgcctgggggtttcaatgaagccaagttcatcaccttcagcatgctggtcttttgcagtgtttgggtgtcctttgtgcccacATATGTGAGCACAAAGGGGAAATTCATGGCAGCCATgcagatcttctccatcttggcctccagtgctgggctcctGGGTTGCATATTCTTTCCCAAATGCTATATAATTGTATTGAGGCCTGATCTGAATACAAAGGAATATCTCATGatgaaaaagaaagggaaatga